From a region of the Cucumis sativus cultivar 9930 chromosome 6, Cucumber_9930_V3, whole genome shotgun sequence genome:
- the LOC101222568 gene encoding uncharacterized protein LOC101222568, with translation MATLTAPSSSFSYICLTKVSPPLPSTSLNLPKIPRNSSSSSSFSFASPLPLRTSVRFNPSFARNDEFGDFEETKEETSEMRLYSLSPFPLLFIAALPGAGTVRSLFGPFVELVKSWNLPEWLVHWGHPGNMAVVLFAMGGYGTYLGFRIRYSDDVEEKAYAKDLHPKLLGGMFFFFALGATGGVTSLLTSDKPILESPHAVTGFIGLTLLTVQTLLPSLFEDNPGLRNVHGILGSGIMTLFLIHAALGLQLGLSY, from the exons ATGGCTACTCTAACTGcaccttcttcttcattctcttaCATCTGCTTAACCAAGGTATCTCCCCCATTGCCTTCCACTTCATTAAATCTCCCCAAAATCCCTCgcaattcttcttcttcttcttctttctcttttgcttCCCCTCTGCCTTTAAGGACAAGCGTTCGGTTCAATCCCTCTTTTGCTCGGAACGACGAGTTCGGTGATTTTGAGGAAACGAAGGAGGAGACGAGCGAGATGCGTTTGTATTCTCTTTCGCCTTTTCCTTTACTCTTTATTGCTGCTCTTCCTGGAG CGGGAACTGTGAGGTCACTCTTTGGTCCTTTCGTTGAGCTTGTTAAATCTTGGAATCTTCCTGAATGGCTGGTACATTGGGGCCATCCAGGAAACATG GCTGTTGTGCTCTTTGCCATGGGTGGCTATGGAACATATTTAGGTTTTCGAATCCGATACTCTGACGATGTG GAGGAGAAGGCTTATGCCAAAGACTTGCATCCAAAGCTTCTAGGCgggatgtttttcttttttgctctTGGAGCAACCGGTGGAGTCACTTCTCTACTTACATCAGACAAACCTATACTTGAGAG TCCGCATGCTGTAACGGGGTTCATTGGTCTCACGCTCTTGACTGTACAAACTCTTCTGCCTTCACTTTTTGAG GATAATCCTGGGCTGAGGAATGTTCATGGTATTTTGGGTAGTGGAATCATGACACTGTTTCTCATCCATGCCGCACTTGGACTTCAACTTGGCCTCAGCTACTAA